The Solanum lycopersicum chromosome 9, SLM_r2.1 genome window below encodes:
- the LOC109121105 gene encoding small polypeptide DEVIL 14, with translation MATLASSMSSLRSSKMRKWQGCSKQVRQQRARLYIIWRCTVLLLCWHD, from the coding sequence ATGGCTACTCTTGCAAGTTCAATGTCATCGTTAAGGAGTTCGAAAATGAGGAAATGGCAAGGATGTTCAAAGCAAGTTAGACAACAAAGGGCGAGACTTTATATTATTTGGAGATGTACAGTCTTGCTTCTATGTTGGCAcgattaa